A genomic region of Xiphophorus couchianus chromosome 18, X_couchianus-1.0, whole genome shotgun sequence contains the following coding sequences:
- the sphkap gene encoding A-kinase anchor protein SPHKAP isoform X2, which produces MAGAKCLLKTPSNFQSSAMFEGSESGEVDGGRTESTIASSISACKKVLCSNSVLDSSEYWLKNEKTLCRLSLLDDDADSSCTLICFVNLDPQKTNCRDDKNNKKLASVSPDLPKLVELLTIHQPKENEILLLGGLETSEICQTHPHSPLQGGQRTGVCLLPCSGKRHSTPPASIILEINKFLIGMQWGKEQQLQHGQTTGQKVDDDTNRSISSIEEDFQTASEHLGEDSEDDGLRNEPVSGDVGNSSVEASQNHCVRHLCHRGQLARHHSQDDSDVKREGLPSASVHTKESAGHYATNLAESVLQDAFIRLSQDETSFVPEAAISVSLSSCPSNRSSKTKQPSKQRTCSFELPKIVIVQSPDNSDGAAEWSETQPSHRHDHNIPAKAEEMPETGTQAPTSQHSSGHKHVEMALACAASVIGTISSPELTEKLTLDSASVEVTEEELQQVKERSDYSVSSAMCGMAQVAGAVAAVELTEDSVGDGDSDVDSSEAYTASHGLMSAAKASTAFPLHCSVAAGTSVEAFRANIAEILHREAAEVLTQPQGYKSVAHLLERTHSKIVDGITCPKKCCMDESGVDDLINEVADSLFKHALEKAKKKKELEDAGKDAPSLQVFLQDSVNNLLFDILCLTQKKISHISEGDQGSEEVQKIDICPLEPDAAKESKDPLSQLKSLVGMSHSTNSENLFHCTERFSMVPGLKKKYVPVEGDAVASSTTPLFKEQQLQSQRRQSQPKPRDLPDQQQNNVVIREALGEIPSHNTERKGKIMMGSDSKQTSLVSQSSLNSCSSLLSLRMDSDFKAPITCYAEDLAATVVSMATELAAICLENSTGKQPWFCALNGTSTEVPETYLMPTCRTVLRRKESQSSNVASRKHRAPRLSEIKRKTEEQPELMERLVNRVVDESVNLDEPQDPFALFASEVTARIMNCPELNVVDTSKSGQQRSRLQCEKWSRGKASSYESIPEENTDPSGAPNTLGPCSRLGQNLSRGSSISKQSSCESITDEFSRFMVNQMETEGRGFDLLLDYYAGKNASTILAAAVQQAATKKNGHLNIRASSCLSKQSSTESITEEFYRFMLRDMDKENKECGIAKTKEWSNSLFPPTPRTPFCIRQSSVPDRRSSDSRLTVNSPIKANSFDGFPRNVYGDTLNIYPTNSVSATGLCKSDSCLYQRGKTDQITDMLIHETWSSSIESLMRKNKIIADPEDSIELEATGDSQPHVQQFANRLAADIVDIGKSALGGQQDVAGITAGSHTQPHTPVVERRRGFKQSHLACSRIRTSQEQSGSGMGSGSCDSNTSCTRGPRDVPLIHIEGDQRVEETLSKPERTGTGAQETSVDVMQMEMPIASSSSSERDRPAVAVAAVVKRDKRSMSASSEESMGSWSHMTPEDDPHEETSSFIQLSEGNGTSSASSLGLADLDAFSDVPSQSTVISEETKKGHMEGTQVSALESSSGSPAGGGSNLRQLLVVNCDLEQECEDSELRVALQWIAASELGLPALYFRKSKEKRLTKFQRVVHLMAQKAWRIADLFSAVVQFCKLHKTKEEADRSLRASLFDWLLETL; this is translated from the exons ATCTGTTTTGTGAATCTGGACcctcaaaaaacaaattgtcgagatgataaaaacaacaag AAATTGGCATCAGTGTCTCCAGACCTGCCAAAGCTTGTTGAATTACTGACCATCCACCAGCCCAAAGAAAATGAGATCCTACTGCTCGGTGGCCTGGAAACGTCAGAAATATGCCAAACACACCCACACTCCCCTTTGCAG gGTGGGCAGCGCACAGGTGTGTGCTTGCTTCCATGTTCAGGGAAGAGGCACTCGACCCCTCCTGCCAGCATCATCTTAGAGATCAACAAATTTCTGATTGGCATGCAGTGGGGAAAGGAGCAACAACTGCAGCACGGCCAAACTACTGGACAAAAGGTTGATGATGACACCAATCGTTCAATCTCGTCAATTGAAGAGGACTTCCAAACAGCATCAGAACACCTTGGAGAGGATAGTGAAGATGACGGCTTAAGAAATG AACCAGTGAGTGGTGACGTGGGGAACAGCTCAGTTGAAGCTTCACAGAATCACTGTGTCAGACATTTGTGTCACAGGGGACAGCTTGCTCGTCATCACAGCCAAGATGATAGTGACGTGAAAAGGGAGGGACTTCCAAGTGCAAGTGTTCATACAAAAGAATCTGCTGGCCACTACGCAACCAATCTAGCTGAGTCGGTATTGCAAGATGCCTTCATACGACTCTCTCAAGATGAAACTTCCTTTGTCCCTGAGGCAGCAATCAGTGTGTCCCTCTCTAGTTGTCCTTCCAACAGATCTTCAAAGACCAAGCAGCCTTCAAAACAACGGACCTGCTCTTTTGAACTACCCAAAATTGTAATAGTTCAGAGCCCAGACAACTCAGATGGAGCAGCAGAATGGTCAGAGACACAACCATCACACAGGCATGATCACAATATTCCTGCCAAGGCAGAGGAAATGCCGGAGACTGGGACGCAGGCTCCAACTTCTCAACACAGCAGTGGACACAAACATGTTGAAATGGCTTTGGCCTGTGCAGCGAGTGTTATTGGCACCATTTCTTCCCCAGAACTGACTGAAAAGCTTACTCTTGATTCTGCTTCAGTAGAGGtaacagaggaggagctgcagcaagTAAAGGAGAGAAGTGACTATTCTGTGTCTTCAGCTATGTGTGGCATGGCACAAGTAGCCGGAGCAGTAGCAGCTGTGGAGTTAACTGAGGACTCCGTTGGAGATGGTGATTCTGATGTAGATTCCTCTGAGGCCTACACAGCCTCCCATGGTCTGATGTCTGCAGCCAAGGCTTCCACAGCCTTCCCTCTGCACTGCAGTGTGGCAGCAGGAACAAGTGTGGAAGCATTCAGAGCTAACATTGCTGAGATTTTGCACAGGGAAGCAGCAGAGGTCCTGACTCAACCACAAGGCTACAAGagtgtggcacacttgctggaGAGAACACATAGCAAGATAGTGGATGGCATTACGTGTCCCAAAAAGTGCTGCATGGATGAGAGTGGGGTGGACGACCTAATAAATGAGGTTGCTGACAGTCTATTCAAACATGCTTTAGAGAaggccaaaaagaaaaaggaactgGAGGATGCTGGGAAAGATGCCCCCAGCCTCCAGGTCTTTCTTCAGGACAGCGTAAACAATTTGTTATTTGATATTCTTTGCTTGACCCAAAAGAAGATCAGTCACATTTCTGAAGGTGACCAAGGGTCAGAGGAAGTACAGAAGATTGACATTTGTCCTCTAGAACCTGATGCTGCAAAGGAAAGCAAGGATCCATTAAGTCAGCTGAAGAGTTTGGTTGGCATGAGTCATTCCACTAACAGTGAGAACCTGTTCCACTGTACAGAAAGGTTTTCCATGGTCCCAGGACTGAAGAAGAAATATGTCCCTGTAGAAGGAGATGCAGTGGCTTCTTCCACTACACCACTCTTTAAAGAACAACAGCTGCAATCTCAACGCAGACAAAGTCAGCCTAAACCTAGAGATTTGCCTGATCAGCAACAGAACAATGTTGTCATCAGAGAAGCTTTAGGTGAAATACCATCTCACAACACAGAAAGGAAGGGTAAAATAATGATGGGCAGTGACAGCAAACAAACTTCTCTAGTCTCACAATCATCCCTCAACTCCTGCAGCTCCCTTCTTTCTTTAAGAATGGATTCTGACTTTAAGGCACCTATCACTTGTTATGCTGAGGATTTAGCTGCCACAGTGGTGTCAATGGCTACAGAACTGGCAGCCATTTGTCTTGAAAACTCCACAGGAAAACAGCCTTGGTTTTGTGCCCTTAATGGGACATCAACTGAAGTACCAGAGACCTACTTGATGCCAACTTGCCGTACAGTTTTAAGGAGGAAGGAGTCTCAAAGCAGCAATGTGGCCTCTAGAAAACACCGGGCACCCCGACTCAGCGagatcaaaagaaaaacagaggaacAGCCAGAACTAATGGAGAGACTAGTTAACAGGGTGGTGGATGAATCTGTCAACCTAGATGAACCACAAGACCCATTTGCCCTCTTTGCCTCGGAAGTCACAGCTAGAATCATGAATTGCCCTGAACTCAACGTGGTGGACACCTCCAAGTCAGGCCAGCAGCGCAGCAGATTACAGTGTGAAAAGTGGAGTCGTGGAAAGGCGTCTAGTTATGAGAGCATTCCAGAAGAAAACACAGACCCCTCAGGTGCACCAAACACCCTGGGCCCTTGCAGTCGGTTAGGTCAGAACTTAAGCCGTGGCAGCTCCATTTCTAAGCAGTCCAGCTGTGAGAGCATCACAGATGAGTTCTCACGGTTCATGGTAAACCAAATGGAGACTGAGGGCAGAGGTTTTGACCTTCTGCTGGATTACTATGCAGGGAAGAATGCCAGCACCATCCTGGCAGCAGCTGTGCAGCAGGctgcaacaaagaaaaatggtCACCTTAATATCAGAGCCTCCTCCTGTTTATCTAAGCAGTCTAGCACAGAAAGCATCACGGAGGAATTCTACCGCTTCATGCTCCGGGACATGGACAAGGAGAACAAAGAATGTGGCATTGCCAAAACTAAAGAATGGAGCAATAGTCTTTTCCCTCCTACTCCTAGAACACCCTTCTGTATACGGCAGTCTTCTGTCCCAGACCGGCGGTCCTCAGATTCGCGGTTGACAGTCAACTCTCCCATAAAAGCCAACTCTTTTGATGGATTTCCCCGCAATGTATATGGAGACACTCTAAATATCTATCCAACCAACTCAGTATCAGCAACAGGATTGTGTAAGTCAGACTCCTGCCTCTATCAAAGGGGCAAGACTGATCAGATTACTGACATGCTGATCCATGAGACCTGGTCAAGCTCCATTGAGTCCTTAATGAGAAAGAACAAGATCATTGCTGATCCAGAGGACAGTATTGAGTTGGAGGCTACAGGAGACTCTCAGCCTCATGTGCAGCAATTTGCCAATCGATTGGCAGCTGACATTGTGGATATTGGTAAGTCTGCACTTGGAGGACAGCAAGATGTAGCTGGGATAACGGCTGGGTCACACACGCAGCCGCACACACCCGTTGTTGAGAGGAGAAGAGGCTTTAAACAGTCTCATCTGGCTTGCAGTCGAATTCGAACCAGCCAGGAGCAATCTGGGTCTGGCATGGGGTCTGGAAGTTGTGATAGCAATACTTCTTGCACCAGGGGTCCAAGAGATGTACCACTCATCCACATTGAGGGAGATCAAAGGGTTGAAGAGACTCTTTCAAAGCCTGAAAGGACAGGAACAGGAGCCCAGGAAACATCTGTTGATGTCATGCAAATGGAGATGCCTAttgccagcagcagcag CAGTGAGAGGGACAGACCAGCTGTGGCGGTGGCTGCAGTAGTGAAGAGGGACAAGCGTTCAATGAGTGCTAGCAGTGAAGAGAGCATGGGGAGCTGGTCTCATATGACCCCTGAAGATGACCCCCACGAGGAGACCAGTAGTTTTATCCAGCTGAGTGAGGG GAATGGGACAAGCAGTGCTTCTAGCCTCGGCTTGGCAGACCTGGATGCTTTTTCTGATGTTCCTTCTCAAAGCACAGTGATCAG TGAGGAGACAAAGAAAGGCCACATGGAGGGAACTCAAGTCAGCGCTTTAG AGAGCTCTTCAGGAAGTCCTGCAGGCGGTGGCAGTAACCTCAGGCAGCTTTTAGTGGTAAACTGTGACCTGGAGCAAGAATGTGAGGACTCTGAGCTCAGAGTGGCTCTGCAGTGGATTGCTGCCTCTGAATTGGGCCTTCCTGCTCTCTACTTCAGGAAGTCAAAGGAGAAGAGGTTAACAAAG TTTCAGAGGGTGGTCCACCTGATGGCCCAGAAGGCATGGCGGATTGCTGACTTGTTCAGCGCTGTGGTTCAGTTCTGTAAGCTACACAAGACCAAGGAAGAGGCAGACAGGTCTCTTCGTGCCAGCCTCTTTGACTGGCTTTTGGAAACCCTTTAG